A genomic window from Caldicellulosiruptor kronotskyensis 2002 includes:
- a CDS encoding WG repeat-containing protein yields the protein MPIVKSFIIILILTLLITTIYSTATIVIRKNIAKHFFTISDENYQNVAYLNNELVMFEKNSKWGIMDIQGKIVVKPTYERILLESEGMIPVKLKNKWGFIDIYGKVKIKPQFDNVTAFTDQLAAVCVNNRWGIIDKSGKYTIKPQYQDIIIHPNKIIQTKKYNKWGIIDEKGNQIIPFKYREIQILNYKGVIVAKEKDSYKVISIKNKKESKENYSNFSLNIGKMLPVMRNNKWGILNLETLSEVFPLIYDEIWVHNEGWIELKKDKKLYIMFFDGKILAKTFKRDSVVVSSNKMISINQNNGVITLVNLDSRKTVDIKAHDITVFNNGFAAVKVRDKWGLIAENGKFVIKPKYDSIWIADKDIIVVYLNGKWGLAKINGEILTPLNYDLIGEVKDGYVAFLKNGKWGVMLKTGKILLKPKFDQITLHTRNYIFARQNDTWFLIVIKNNKKYFYRFKTFSVIRVNDNIWVYTTEKGMKVIILKK from the coding sequence TTGCCTATTGTAAAAAGTTTTATAATCATATTAATTTTGACCTTATTGATAACAACAATATATAGCACAGCAACAATTGTAATTAGAAAAAATATTGCCAAACATTTTTTCACAATCTCAGATGAAAATTATCAAAATGTAGCATATCTTAACAATGAATTGGTTATGTTTGAAAAGAATAGTAAATGGGGGATAATGGATATACAGGGAAAAATAGTAGTAAAGCCTACATATGAAAGGATACTATTAGAAAGTGAAGGAATGATTCCAGTTAAGCTTAAAAATAAATGGGGCTTTATTGATATCTATGGAAAAGTTAAGATAAAACCCCAATTTGACAATGTAACTGCATTCACAGACCAGCTTGCAGCTGTGTGTGTGAACAACAGGTGGGGAATTATAGATAAGTCAGGTAAATATACTATAAAACCTCAGTATCAAGACATAATTATACATCCAAACAAAATTATTCAAACTAAAAAGTATAATAAATGGGGAATTATTGATGAGAAAGGAAATCAAATTATACCATTTAAATACAGAGAAATACAAATTTTGAATTACAAGGGAGTCATTGTTGCTAAAGAAAAAGATAGTTACAAAGTAATATCGATCAAAAATAAAAAGGAAAGTAAGGAAAACTATAGCAACTTTTCATTAAACATTGGGAAAATGTTACCTGTTATGAGAAACAATAAGTGGGGCATTTTAAATCTTGAAACATTATCAGAAGTTTTTCCGTTGATTTATGATGAAATATGGGTCCACAATGAAGGCTGGATAGAGCTTAAAAAAGATAAAAAGTTGTACATTATGTTTTTTGACGGTAAAATATTAGCTAAAACTTTTAAAAGGGATTCAGTAGTTGTTTCCTCAAACAAAATGATTTCAATAAATCAAAATAATGGAGTCATAACCTTAGTAAATCTTGATTCACGAAAGACAGTAGATATAAAAGCACATGATATAACAGTATTTAACAATGGTTTTGCGGCAGTCAAGGTTAGGGACAAGTGGGGGTTGATTGCAGAAAATGGGAAGTTTGTTATTAAGCCAAAGTATGATTCTATCTGGATAGCAGACAAAGACATAATTGTAGTTTATCTCAATGGGAAGTGGGGGTTAGCGAAAATAAACGGAGAAATTTTAACACCACTGAACTATGATTTAATAGGCGAAGTAAAAGATGGGTACGTAGCATTTCTGAAAAATGGCAAATGGGGTGTGATGCTAAAGACAGGCAAGATACTGCTGAAACCGAAATTTGATCAAATTACACTTCATACAAGGAACTATATATTTGCTAGACAAAATGATACATGGTTTCTCATAGTAATTAAGAATAATAAAAAATATTTCTATAGATTCAAAACGTTCTCTGTGATAAGAGTTAATGACAATATTTGGGTATATACTACAGAGAAAGGTATGAAAGTTATTATTCTAAAAAAATAG
- a CDS encoding peptidylprolyl isomerase, with amino-acid sequence MNKKNLFLVVGILLISIILSLFIFKGKIASIIDDHRVVLEVNGEQVTKREYKIRFNALKENAIQFSSRTDILDQVFNGKTYRELLKDELFTILTEELLCLQEARKRNINLTKQEEEEIKKYIQELKTNEEMRGYFNQYLRKINSDENHFYRDLYKTRLINKLYSSITSKTTVSDSEIINYYNTNKNQFKKRKIIDIFLKVENEEEDARKREIANKIVSELKKGESFEKLVKKYSEDDGASTTKGIIDYFRKGEKEAEYGSVFEEEVFKLAVGQISNVIKTVKGYHIVKVLDEKYMPLDEVKEEIQSKLMKQKKDEAFRLYIENLKKLSKINVYKDRTKDL; translated from the coding sequence ATGAATAAAAAGAATCTATTTTTGGTAGTAGGTATATTGCTTATTTCAATTATCTTGTCGTTGTTTATTTTTAAGGGTAAAATAGCGAGTATAATTGATGATCATAGGGTAGTGTTAGAGGTAAATGGAGAGCAAGTTACCAAAAGAGAGTACAAAATAAGGTTTAATGCCCTGAAAGAGAATGCAATTCAATTTTCATCACGTACAGACATCTTGGATCAGGTGTTTAACGGAAAAACATATAGAGAGTTATTGAAAGATGAGTTGTTCACAATTTTAACAGAAGAATTGTTGTGCCTACAAGAAGCTAGGAAAAGAAATATTAATCTCACAAAGCAAGAAGAAGAAGAAATAAAAAAATATATTCAAGAGCTTAAGACAAATGAGGAAATGAGAGGTTATTTTAACCAATATCTCCGAAAAATAAATTCTGATGAAAATCATTTTTATAGAGATCTGTATAAAACTAGACTCATTAATAAGTTATATAGTTCTATTACAAGCAAAACAACTGTTAGTGACTCAGAGATAATTAATTACTATAATACCAATAAGAATCAGTTTAAAAAGAGAAAAATTATAGACATTTTTCTAAAGGTGGAGAATGAAGAGGAGGATGCTCGAAAAAGAGAAATTGCAAATAAAATAGTGTCTGAATTAAAAAAAGGAGAGAGTTTTGAAAAATTGGTCAAAAAGTACTCAGAGGATGATGGTGCGAGTACAACAAAAGGAATAATTGATTACTTTAGAAAAGGCGAAAAAGAAGCAGAGTATGGTAGTGTTTTTGAAGAAGAGGTGTTTAAATTAGCTGTTGGACAAATCAGTAATGTAATAAAGACAGTTAAAGGCTATCATATAGTAAAAGTACTTGATGAAAAATATATGCCTCTTGATGAAGTTAAAGAAGAAATTCAATCAAAGTTGATGAAACAAAAGAAAGACGAAGCTTTTAGGTTATACATTGAAAATTTAAAAAAATTATCTAAAATCAATGTTTATAAGGATAGAACTAAAGATCTTTAA
- a CDS encoding glycoside hydrolase family 48 protein has translation MRRGIALFIAIIFLCTVMYSLTFLVMAESIVTTQKYIWKNVKIEGGGGFITGIVFNPKEKNLVYVRTDIGGAYRSTDGGNTWTQLMNWVSFDEWNLLGVESIATDPVDPNRLYIAAGTYTNSWTNMNGVLLRSKDKGNTFERTPLPFKLGGNMPGRNMGERLAIDPNNNNILYLGTREGNGLWKSIDYGVTWKKVENFPNPGTYVEDPNCPYDYLNHITGVVWVVFDPTSGKPGEGSKVIYVGVADKNTSIYYTKDGGQTWEALPGQPTGLLPQHAKLSSDGMLYITYSNTQGPYNGDYGEVWRYNTKTGEWKNISPMPAKDTYFGYGGLAVDAQNPKVVMVAALSSWWPDTYIWRSTDGGETWKCIWEWAGYPNRTLHYTMDISAAPWLNFGITNPIPPETSPKLGWMVATLEIDPFNSDRMLYGTGATLYGCDDLTKWDKGEKITIKVKGIGIEETSVAALVSPPIGPHLFSAIYDIAGFRHDDLEKAPNWTYTQPNMGSTTDIDYAELNPNFMVRVGNVDKTWNPNTNRIGFSYDGGKSWFQGNQEPQGMTEGGTVAAAADASVVVWAPKGAPVSYSTDNGNTWYQCANVPSGAIVYSDRVNPNKFYAFKDGKFYTSSDKGKTFVQSPASGLPTSGNFKAVPGREGDIWLVGNNGMWHSVDGGYTFTKIGNVEEAASIGFGKPAEGKTYPAIYTYAKINGIRGIFRSDDAGASWVRINDDNNQFGCANADITGDLRVYGRVFVATNGLGIKWGEIADSATIPTSTPAPTVTATLTPTPTSTATPTPTPSSTPVAGGQIKVLYANKETNSTTNTIRPWLKVVNTGSSSIDLSRVTIRYWYTVDGDKAQSAISDWAQIGASNVTFKFVKLSSSVSGADYYLEIGFKSGAGQLQAGKDTGEIQIRFNKSDWSNYNQGNDWSWMQSMTNYGENTKVTAYIDGVLVWGQEPSGATATPTPTATPTPTPSPTPTPTPTVTPTPTPTPTPTVTATPTPTPSSTPVAGGQIKVLYANKETNSTTNTIRPWLKVVNTGSSSIDLSRVTIRYWYTVDGDKAQSAISDWAQIGASNVTFKFVKLSSSVSGADYYLEIGFKSGAGQLQAGKDTGEIQIRFNKSDWSNYNQGNDWSWMQSMTNYGENTKVTAYIDGVLVWGQEPSGATATPTPTATPTPTPSPTPTPTPTVTPTPTPTPTPTVTATPTPTPSSTPGVLGEYGQRFMWLWNKIHDPANGYFNQDGIPYHSVETLICEAPDYGHLTTSEAFSYYVWLEAVYGKLTGDWSKFKTAWDTLEKYMIPSAEDQPMRSYDPNKPATYAGEWETPDKYPSPLEFNVPVGKDSLHNELVSTYGSTLMYGMHWLMDVDNWYGYGKRGDGVSRASFINTFQRGPEESVWETVPHPSWEEFKWGGPNGFLDLFIKDQNYSKQWRYTDAPDADARAIQATYWAKVWAKEQGKFNDISSYVAKAAKMGDYLRYAMFDKYFKPLGCQDKNAAGGTGYDSAHYLLSWYYAWGGALDGAWSWKIGSSHVHFGYQNPMAAWALANDSDMKPKSPNGASDWAKSLKRQIEFYRWLQSAEGAIAGGATNSWNGRYEKYPAGTATFYGMAYEPNPVYHDPGSNTWFGFQAWSMQRVAEYYYVTGDKDAGALLEKWVSWVKSVVKLNSDGTFAIPSTLDWSGQPDTWNGAYTGNSNLHVKVVDYGTDLGITASLANALLYYSAGTKKYGVFDEGAKNLAKELLDRMWKLYRDEKGLSAPEKRADYKRFFEQEVYIPAGWTGKMPNGDVIKSGVKFIDIRSKYKQDPDWPKLEAAYKSGQAPEFRYHRFWAQCDIAIANATYEILFGNQ, from the coding sequence ATGCGAAGGGGTATAGCGTTATTTATTGCAATTATCTTTTTATGTACAGTGATGTATAGCTTAACTTTTCTAGTAATGGCAGAGAGTATTGTCACCACTCAAAAATACATTTGGAAAAATGTAAAAATTGAAGGTGGCGGCGGTTTTATTACGGGAATAGTTTTTAATCCTAAAGAAAAAAACTTAGTTTATGTAAGAACAGATATTGGCGGTGCTTACAGAAGTACAGATGGTGGCAATACGTGGACACAGCTCATGAACTGGGTAAGCTTTGATGAGTGGAATTTATTAGGCGTAGAAAGTATAGCAACAGATCCTGTTGATCCAAATCGACTCTACATTGCTGCTGGTACTTACACTAATAGTTGGACAAATATGAATGGGGTCCTTTTACGTTCAAAAGATAAAGGTAATACATTTGAACGTACTCCTTTACCATTCAAATTGGGCGGTAATATGCCTGGTCGAAATATGGGAGAGAGATTAGCTATTGATCCGAATAACAATAATATCTTATATTTAGGTACACGCGAAGGAAATGGACTATGGAAAAGTATAGATTATGGTGTAACGTGGAAAAAAGTAGAGAACTTCCCGAACCCAGGAACATATGTTGAAGACCCGAATTGTCCTTATGATTATTTGAATCATATTACAGGTGTAGTATGGGTTGTATTTGATCCAACGAGCGGTAAACCCGGAGAGGGAAGCAAAGTGATTTATGTAGGGGTAGCTGATAAAAATACAAGCATATACTATACAAAAGATGGTGGGCAAACATGGGAGGCACTACCAGGACAACCTACAGGTTTACTTCCACAACATGCAAAGTTAAGCTCAGATGGGATGCTGTATATAACATATAGCAATACTCAGGGCCCTTACAACGGTGACTATGGAGAAGTATGGAGATATAATACTAAAACTGGCGAATGGAAAAACATAAGTCCAATGCCAGCAAAAGATACTTATTTTGGATATGGAGGATTAGCTGTTGATGCTCAAAATCCAAAGGTGGTAATGGTAGCAGCTTTGAGTTCATGGTGGCCTGATACTTATATTTGGCGTAGTACAGATGGCGGTGAAACATGGAAGTGTATATGGGAATGGGCTGGATATCCTAACAGAACGCTTCACTATACTATGGATATTTCTGCAGCTCCATGGTTGAATTTTGGTATTACGAATCCAATTCCTCCTGAGACAAGTCCAAAGCTTGGTTGGATGGTTGCAACCCTTGAGATTGATCCATTTAACTCTGATAGAATGTTATATGGGACAGGTGCTACGTTATATGGGTGTGATGATTTAACTAAATGGGATAAAGGTGAAAAGATAACAATTAAAGTAAAAGGAATTGGAATAGAAGAAACATCAGTTGCAGCATTAGTGAGCCCACCAATCGGACCACATTTATTTAGTGCAATATACGATATTGCTGGGTTTAGACATGATGATTTGGAGAAAGCACCCAACTGGACATATACTCAACCCAATATGGGTTCGACTACTGATATAGATTACGCTGAATTGAATCCAAACTTTATGGTGCGTGTAGGGAATGTTGACAAAACATGGAATCCAAACACAAACAGAATTGGTTTTTCGTATGATGGTGGGAAATCATGGTTCCAAGGTAATCAAGAACCTCAAGGAATGACAGAAGGTGGGACAGTCGCTGCAGCTGCTGATGCTAGTGTAGTTGTGTGGGCACCAAAAGGAGCTCCTGTATCCTATTCCACAGACAATGGTAATACATGGTATCAATGTGCCAATGTACCTTCCGGAGCGATTGTATACTCTGATAGAGTTAATCCAAACAAGTTTTATGCTTTTAAAGATGGAAAATTCTACACTAGTAGTGACAAAGGAAAAACCTTTGTTCAATCACCAGCTTCTGGCTTGCCAACAAGCGGGAACTTTAAGGCTGTTCCTGGTCGTGAAGGTGATATATGGTTAGTCGGCAATAATGGAATGTGGCATTCGGTTGATGGTGGTTATACGTTTACAAAAATTGGAAATGTAGAAGAAGCAGCAAGTATTGGGTTTGGTAAACCTGCAGAGGGAAAAACATATCCGGCAATCTACACTTATGCAAAGATAAATGGAATCAGAGGAATATTTAGATCTGATGATGCAGGTGCAAGTTGGGTAAGAATAAATGATGATAATAATCAATTTGGTTGTGCTAATGCAGACATTACTGGAGACCTAAGAGTATATGGAAGAGTATTCGTTGCTACTAATGGTTTAGGAATAAAGTGGGGTGAAATTGCTGATAGTGCTACAATTCCAACATCAACGCCGGCACCAACAGTAACTGCTACACTGACTCCAACACCAACATCAACAGCAACACCAACACCGACGCCGAGCAGCACACCTGTAGCAGGTGGGCAGATAAAGGTATTGTATGCAAACAAGGAGACAAATAGCACAACTAATACGATAAGGCCATGGTTGAAGGTAGTGAACACTGGAAGCAGCAGCATAGATTTGAGCAGAGTAACGATAAGGTACTGGTACACGGTAGATGGGGACAAGGCACAGAGTGCGATATCAGACTGGGCCCAGATAGGAGCAAGCAATGTGACATTCAAGTTTGTGAAGCTGAGCAGTAGCGTAAGTGGAGCGGACTATTATTTAGAGATAGGATTTAAGAGTGGAGCTGGGCAGTTGCAGGCTGGTAAAGACACAGGGGAGATACAGATAAGGTTTAACAAGAGTGATTGGAGCAATTACAATCAGGGGAATGACTGGTCATGGATGCAGAGCATGACGAATTATGGAGAGAATACGAAGGTAACTGCGTATATAGATGGAGTATTGGTATGGGGACAGGAGCCGAGTGGAGCGACAGCGACACCGACCCCGACAGCGACACCTACACCTACACCATCACCAACTCCAACTCCAACACCGACAGTGACACCAACCCCAACCCCAACCCCGACACCAACAGTAACAGCAACACCAACACCGACGCCGAGCAGCACACCTGTAGCAGGTGGGCAGATAAAGGTATTGTATGCAAACAAGGAGACAAATAGCACAACTAATACGATAAGGCCATGGTTGAAGGTAGTGAACACTGGAAGCAGCAGCATAGATTTGAGCAGAGTAACGATAAGGTACTGGTACACGGTAGATGGGGACAAGGCACAGAGTGCGATATCAGACTGGGCCCAGATAGGAGCAAGCAATGTGACATTCAAGTTTGTGAAGCTGAGCAGTAGCGTAAGTGGAGCGGACTATTATTTAGAGATAGGATTTAAGAGTGGAGCTGGGCAGTTGCAGGCTGGTAAAGACACAGGGGAGATACAGATAAGGTTTAACAAGAGTGATTGGAGCAATTACAATCAGGGGAATGACTGGTCATGGATGCAGAGCATGACGAATTATGGAGAGAATACGAAGGTAACTGCGTATATAGATGGAGTATTGGTATGGGGACAGGAGCCGAGTGGAGCGACAGCGACACCGACCCCGACAGCGACACCTACACCTACACCATCACCAACTCCAACTCCAACACCGACAGTGACACCAACCCCAACCCCAACCCCGACACCAACAGTAACAGCAACACCAACACCGACGCCAAGCAGCACACCGGGTGTGCTTGGCGAATATGGGCAGAGGTTTATGTGGTTATGGAACAAGATACATGATCCTGCGAACGGGTATTTTAACCAGGATGGGATACCATATCATTCGGTAGAGACATTGATATGCGAAGCACCTGATTATGGTCATTTGACCACGAGTGAGGCATTTTCGTACTATGTATGGTTAGAGGCAGTGTATGGTAAGTTAACAGGTGACTGGAGCAAATTTAAGACAGCATGGGACACATTAGAGAAGTATATGATACCATCAGCGGAAGATCAGCCGATGAGGTCATATGATCCTAACAAGCCAGCGACATACGCAGGGGAGTGGGAGACACCGGACAAGTATCCATCGCCGTTGGAGTTTAATGTACCTGTTGGCAAAGACTCGTTGCATAATGAACTTGTGAGCACATATGGTAGCACATTAATGTATGGTATGCACTGGTTGATGGACGTAGACAACTGGTATGGATATGGCAAGAGAGGGGACGGAGTAAGTCGGGCATCATTTATCAACACGTTCCAGAGAGGGCCTGAGGAGTCTGTATGGGAGACGGTGCCGCATCCGAGCTGGGAGGAATTCAAGTGGGGCGGACCGAATGGATTTTTAGATTTGTTTATTAAGGATCAGAACTATTCGAAGCAGTGGAGATATACGGATGCACCAGATGCTGATGCGAGAGCTATTCAGGCTACTTATTGGGCGAAAGTATGGGCGAAGGAGCAAGGTAAGTTTAATGATATAAGCAGCTATGTAGCGAAGGCAGCGAAGATGGGAGACTATTTAAGGTATGCGATGTTTGACAAGTATTTCAAGCCATTAGGATGTCAGGATAAGAATGCGGCTGGAGGAACGGGGTATGACAGTGCACATTATCTGCTATCATGGTATTATGCATGGGGTGGAGCATTGGATGGAGCATGGTCATGGAAGATAGGGAGCAGCCATGTGCACTTTGGATATCAGAATCCGATGGCGGCATGGGCATTAGCGAATGATAGTGATATGAAGCCGAAGTCGCCGAATGGAGCGAGCGATTGGGCAAAGAGTTTGAAGAGGCAGATAGAATTTTACAGGTGGTTACAGTCAGCGGAGGGAGCGATAGCAGGAGGCGCGACAAATTCATGGAATGGCAGATATGAGAAGTATCCAGCAGGGACAGCAACATTTTATGGAATGGCATATGAACCGAATCCGGTATATCATGATCCTGGGAGCAACACATGGTTTGGATTCCAGGCATGGTCTATGCAGAGGGTAGCGGAGTATTACTATGTGACAGGAGATAAGGACGCAGGAGCACTGCTTGAGAAGTGGGTAAGCTGGGTTAAGAGTGTAGTGAAGTTGAATAGTGATGGTACGTTTGCGATACCGTCGACGCTTGATTGGAGCGGACAACCTGATACATGGAACGGGGCGTATACAGGGAATAGCAACTTACATGTTAAGGTAGTGGACTATGGTACTGACTTAGGAATAACAGCGTCATTGGCGAATGCGTTGTTGTACTATAGTGCAGGGACGAAGAAGTATGGGGTATTTGATGAGGGAGCGAAGAATTTAGCGAAGGAATTGCTGGACAGGATGTGGAAGTTGTACAGGGATGAGAAGGGATTGTCAGCGCCAGAGAAGAGAGCGGACTACAAGAGGTTCTTTGAGCAAGAGGTATATATACCTGCAGGATGGACAGGGAAGATGCCGAATGGAGATGTAATAAAGAGTGGAGTTAAGTTTATAGACATAAGGAGCAAGTATAAACAAGATCCTGATTGGCCGAAGTTAGAGGCGGCATACAAGTCAGGGCAGGCACCTGAGTTCAGATATCACAGGTTCTGGGCACAGTGCGACATAGCAATAGCTAATGCAACATATGAAATACTGTTTGGCAATCAATAG